From Chelatococcus sp. YT9, a single genomic window includes:
- a CDS encoding AraC family transcriptional regulator encodes MKNQETTSEVGKVLERGYSEYDRTFREEFCNDLLRSTFEIYQGSSFSAQTQVALFDDARVISATLTPGTLTRNAKLVSSETTGLVAINVLRGQAKLTSDGRSMTVDPLGVAVVHADVPFQLDILPVGEETHISWIELSSVTDLRSLIRNKAVMVSSNALSDYISFFVDFFIRYANGEISRYLDLSIRQSIVEMLRAFLRDQVAREDGSNKARLANEIIDYIKNNLELHDLGAAKISRNFNVSQRKLYKIFEDSGLSLRDTILHYRLEAARKELASTVEKKIINIAFDSGFNDVSTFYRNFKRKYGYSPRHTP; translated from the coding sequence ATGAAAAATCAGGAAACAACCAGCGAAGTGGGAAAAGTACTGGAAAGAGGCTACTCTGAGTACGATCGAACATTTCGTGAGGAATTCTGTAACGATCTCCTGAGGTCGACCTTTGAAATATATCAGGGGTCTTCATTCTCAGCACAGACGCAAGTTGCATTGTTTGACGATGCGCGTGTGATCAGCGCGACGCTGACACCGGGAACGCTGACACGCAATGCCAAGCTTGTTTCATCAGAGACTACGGGCCTCGTTGCCATCAACGTGCTTCGTGGTCAGGCTAAGCTGACCAGCGACGGTCGCAGTATGACAGTTGATCCCCTGGGGGTTGCGGTCGTTCATGCCGATGTGCCGTTTCAGCTCGATATTCTGCCAGTCGGCGAGGAGACGCATATTTCGTGGATTGAGCTGTCCAGCGTCACCGATTTGCGATCGCTTATCCGCAACAAGGCCGTGATGGTCAGCTCCAATGCGTTGAGTGATTATATTTCTTTCTTTGTCGATTTCTTTATAAGATATGCAAACGGCGAGATATCGCGTTATCTTGACCTGTCTATACGTCAGAGTATCGTTGAAATGCTTCGGGCGTTCCTGCGCGACCAGGTGGCCCGGGAGGATGGCAGCAACAAGGCGCGTCTCGCAAACGAGATCATCGATTATATCAAGAACAATCTTGAGCTTCATGATCTCGGCGCAGCGAAGATATCGCGCAATTTCAATGTCTCACAACGGAAGCTCTATAAGATATTCGAGGACTCCGGTCTGTCTCTGAGGGACACAATCCTCCACTATCGACTTGAGGCGGCTCGGAAAGAGCTTGCGTCGACCGTCGAGAAAAAGATCATCAATATAGCCTTTGACAGTGGCTTTAACGACGTCTCGACATTCTACCGCAACTTCAAACGCAAATACGGCTATTCACCACGCCACACGCCGTGA
- the dmeF gene encoding CDF family Co(II)/Ni(II) efflux transporter DmeF, whose translation MHSHSIGKWQHEHVFLGERHQSNERRTWFVVGLTAAMMIAEIVGGTIFGSMALVADGWHMSTHAAALGIAALAYRFARTHAHDPRFSFGTGKVGELAAFASAMILASVALMIGYESALRLVSPVAIDFAQALPIAVVGLLVNLVSAWLLHDRDHDGGTDHGHHHGHHHDHDHSHHGHHDHGHDSNIRAAYVHVLADALTSVLAIVALIGGSLYGLTWLDPVMGLVGTAVILWWSVTLIRSAGAVLLDVVPDKALSGRVRAGLEVEGDRVADLHLWRLGPGHTGVIATIVSDAPGTPAAYKERLRHIPGLSHITIEVQACPHHSPARPA comes from the coding sequence ATGCACAGCCACTCCATCGGCAAGTGGCAACACGAGCACGTGTTTCTCGGCGAACGGCACCAAAGCAACGAACGACGGACATGGTTTGTCGTCGGCCTGACAGCCGCAATGATGATTGCGGAAATCGTCGGCGGTACGATCTTCGGCTCGATGGCGCTGGTTGCCGACGGCTGGCACATGTCGACGCACGCGGCGGCTCTCGGCATTGCGGCTCTCGCCTACCGGTTCGCGCGCACCCACGCTCATGATCCGCGCTTCTCGTTCGGCACCGGCAAGGTCGGCGAGCTCGCGGCCTTCGCCAGCGCCATGATCCTCGCTTCGGTTGCGCTGATGATTGGCTATGAGAGCGCGCTCCGGCTCGTTTCACCCGTCGCGATCGATTTTGCACAGGCGCTGCCCATCGCCGTCGTCGGCCTTCTGGTCAACCTGGTGAGCGCCTGGCTCCTTCACGATCGGGATCACGACGGCGGGACCGATCACGGCCATCATCATGGCCATCACCATGATCATGATCACAGCCACCATGGCCATCACGACCATGGCCATGACAGCAATATCCGCGCAGCTTATGTGCACGTGCTGGCGGACGCGCTGACATCGGTCCTCGCGATTGTCGCACTGATCGGCGGCAGTCTCTATGGCTTGACCTGGCTCGATCCCGTGATGGGCCTCGTCGGGACGGCCGTCATCCTATGGTGGTCGGTCACTCTCATCCGCTCGGCGGGTGCCGTGCTCTTGGATGTTGTGCCCGACAAGGCACTGAGTGGCCGCGTGCGCGCGGGCCTCGAAGTCGAAGGCGACCGCGTCGCGGATCTGCATCTCTGGAGGCTGGGTCCGGGCCATACGGGCGTTATCGCAACGATCGTGTCCGACGCGCCCGGGACCCCGGCTGCCTATAAGGAGCGGCTGCGCCACATTCCCGGCCTGTCCCACATTACGATCGAGGTGCAGGCTTGTCCGCACCATAGCCCGGCGCGGCCAGCCTGA
- a CDS encoding GbsR/MarR family transcriptional regulator, which translates to MNLPPLVQAFVLHFGEMGSRWGINRTVGQVYALLYVSPQPLCADDIVDALGISRSNVSMSLRELQAWKLVLLKHVPNDRRDFFTTPDDVWQILRTLAEERKKREVDPTLSVLREILMQQPASEAERHAQARMAEMHGLIEQLTNWYDDVKQLETARLATLLTLGSKVTKLLEAKDRIVSLGRTKRSRDENAS; encoded by the coding sequence ATGAATCTGCCTCCTCTCGTGCAAGCCTTTGTTCTCCATTTCGGTGAGATGGGTTCGCGTTGGGGCATAAATCGGACCGTGGGGCAGGTTTACGCGCTTCTCTATGTGTCACCGCAGCCGCTCTGCGCGGATGATATCGTGGATGCGCTTGGTATTTCACGCTCGAATGTCTCGATGAGCCTGCGGGAATTGCAGGCCTGGAAGCTTGTTCTGCTCAAGCATGTTCCCAACGATCGGCGCGATTTCTTCACAACGCCGGATGATGTCTGGCAGATCCTGCGCACGCTGGCGGAGGAGCGGAAGAAGCGGGAGGTCGATCCCACCTTATCCGTGCTGCGCGAGATCCTCATGCAGCAGCCTGCCAGCGAGGCGGAACGTCACGCCCAAGCCCGGATGGCTGAGATGCATGGGCTTATTGAGCAACTCACCAACTGGTATGACGACGTGAAGCAGCTCGAAACGGCGCGTCTGGCGACGCTGTTGACCCTCGGTTCCAAGGTCACGAAGCTGCTCGAGGCAAAGGACAGGATCGTCTCACTCGGACGGACGAAGCGCTCACGGGATGAGAATGCGTCATGA
- the cydD gene encoding thiol reductant ABC exporter subunit CydD, which produces MTDLAHPASRGGQRRVFARPPGFARSSSSLKISRPPNASELDTHHERARSRSGIHASSRRTGYVQTLSALLWLPQAGVIAWCVGGIAAGAALIDALMPAALVLGIGVLRTALDGWAGRLAFRGARAELSLLRSDAVAALAGRSPLDRERPASGLAASILAEQAEAIVPFLARFQPARLKATIVPLVIVLVVLAFSWVAALTLLIAGPIIPVFMALIGWRAKAASEAQMVEIGGMNAFLLDRLRGLTTIRALGAVDLTAARLRAHAEDLRKRTMAVLRVAFLSSAVLELFAALGVAMVAVYVGFHLLGQLSFGAWSGRLSLAEGLFVLLIAPAFFEPLRDLSAVWHDRASGEAALAALEGLRTTGVGLPGADASPAGNAQDVSQGGPSVAVEKLAFGHAGAGRQMIFGATFAVAPNERVALTGRSGAGKSTLLALIAGLVAPEEGEIVIGGRALNADNAADLRARMAWIGQRPHIFAGSLSANITLGRAGLTPADVDEALAVAALSDVAGAHGSLPLGEGGIGLSGGEALRLALARAAVDPTVDLILVDEPTAHLDAGTAAVVTEGLLALAEGRTLIVATHDPRLMARMDRCIDVDALVAEALA; this is translated from the coding sequence ATGACCGATCTGGCTCATCCCGCCAGCCGCGGTGGCCAGCGGCGCGTATTTGCCCGGCCTCCCGGTTTCGCCAGGTCTTCGAGTTCCCTGAAAATTTCGAGACCACCGAACGCTTCGGAGCTCGACACCCACCATGAACGCGCACGCTCACGTTCTGGTATTCACGCATCCTCGCGGAGGACGGGCTATGTGCAGACCCTGTCCGCACTGCTGTGGCTGCCGCAGGCCGGCGTCATCGCGTGGTGTGTCGGCGGTATCGCCGCCGGGGCCGCCCTCATCGATGCACTCATGCCTGCCGCGCTGGTGCTCGGCATCGGCGTCCTGCGGACAGCGCTTGATGGGTGGGCGGGAAGGCTCGCCTTTCGAGGTGCGCGCGCCGAGCTCAGCCTGCTGCGAAGCGATGCGGTCGCGGCGCTGGCCGGACGTTCTCCGCTGGACAGGGAGCGTCCGGCATCTGGCCTCGCGGCCAGTATCCTTGCAGAGCAAGCCGAGGCGATCGTGCCGTTTCTTGCCCGGTTCCAGCCGGCGCGACTTAAGGCCACCATCGTGCCCCTCGTCATCGTGCTGGTGGTGCTCGCTTTTTCCTGGGTGGCCGCGCTGACGCTGCTCATCGCTGGCCCAATCATCCCCGTCTTCATGGCTTTGATCGGATGGCGCGCCAAGGCGGCGAGCGAGGCTCAGATGGTCGAGATCGGCGGCATGAACGCTTTTTTACTCGACAGACTGAGAGGGCTGACGACCATCCGCGCACTCGGCGCCGTGGATCTCACCGCCGCGAGGCTCAGGGCCCACGCGGAGGATCTGCGCAAGCGCACCATGGCCGTGCTGCGGGTGGCCTTTTTGTCGTCCGCAGTGTTGGAGTTGTTCGCGGCGCTCGGCGTTGCGATGGTGGCTGTCTATGTGGGGTTCCACCTTCTTGGGCAACTCAGCTTCGGCGCCTGGAGCGGCCGGCTGAGCCTTGCCGAAGGCCTGTTTGTCCTCCTCATCGCGCCGGCCTTTTTCGAACCGCTGCGGGACCTCTCGGCCGTCTGGCATGACCGAGCCTCCGGCGAGGCAGCGCTGGCTGCGCTCGAAGGTCTCAGGACGACCGGTGTCGGCCTTCCCGGCGCGGATGCGTCGCCGGCTGGCAATGCTCAGGATGTCAGCCAGGGCGGGCCGTCAGTGGCCGTCGAAAAGCTCGCATTCGGGCATGCCGGCGCCGGACGGCAGATGATCTTCGGCGCCACTTTTGCGGTTGCGCCGAATGAGCGGGTCGCGCTTACCGGCCGCAGCGGCGCGGGCAAATCGACCCTGCTAGCGTTGATTGCCGGGCTCGTCGCGCCTGAAGAGGGCGAGATCGTCATCGGCGGCCGTGCGCTCAACGCGGATAACGCCGCGGACCTGCGCGCGCGCATGGCGTGGATCGGCCAGCGCCCGCACATCTTTGCCGGCAGCCTTTCTGCGAATATTACCCTCGGGCGCGCTGGTCTGACACCGGCCGATGTCGATGAGGCGCTTGCTGTCGCTGCCTTGAGCGACGTCGCCGGTGCCCACGGCTCGCTTCCCCTCGGGGAGGGCGGCATTGGCCTATCCGGAGGGGAGGCGCTGCGGCTCGCCTTGGCGCGGGCGGCCGTCGATCCCACTGTCGATCTCATTCTCGTGGATGAACCGACCGCGCATCTCGATGCGGGAACCGCCGCGGTGGTCACGGAAGGGCTGTTGGCTCTCGCGGAGGGGCGCACGCTCATCGTCGCGACACACGATCCACGGCTGATGGCGCGGATGGATCGCTGCATCGACGTCGACGCGCTGGTAGCGGAGGCGCTGGCATGA
- a CDS encoding ATP-binding cassette domain-containing protein, which produces MSAILRDLRPVIGLFLAERRRMLMIGAGLAAGTVLAGVALLGLSGWFITATALAGLTAATAMAFDVFAPAAGIRFLALLRTGARYGERLTAHDATLSVLAALRERLFRGWAGPRAARALALRPAKLLFRLTADIDALDGLYLRVLVPVGAMAAAALGTGVAVGFIAPWLGLTIGVWLLAAGLGIPLAAAHMAYRPARRRAQAVEMLRAGAIDLVAGQAELVMAGRLEAQRDHLAAIDDRLTAADDRLNRIETGVTVGFGLASALALAGMLLAVAALAEAGTIGAPVAALGILVVLAAVEPFGALRRGALEFGRTLLAARRLAPRILHEEIAAQPAVVPQGLAVRLAEVDARHDGAKRATLQGIDLTIARGERVAIVGASGAGKSTLLGLISGELLPERGETAALPHSLMTQRTELFQDSLRDNLRLAAPGATDGELLRVLDAAGLGADVAALPQGLDTILGEGGLGLSGGQSRRLALARLFLRDTPLWLLDEPTEGLDGATARDVLMRLDREAERDAMPVRTLVIATHIRREAEAANRVVVMEQGQIIAVLHRSEPGFEAVLAALRPD; this is translated from the coding sequence ATGAGCGCGATCCTGCGCGATCTCAGGCCCGTCATCGGGCTTTTCCTGGCCGAACGCCGGCGCATGCTCATGATCGGCGCCGGCCTCGCCGCCGGCACCGTGCTTGCCGGCGTCGCGCTGCTCGGACTGTCTGGATGGTTCATCACGGCAACCGCTCTCGCGGGCCTCACGGCTGCAACGGCGATGGCCTTCGACGTCTTCGCGCCTGCAGCCGGCATCCGCTTCCTGGCGCTGCTGCGGACCGGCGCGCGCTATGGCGAGCGGCTCACCGCCCATGACGCGACGCTGTCGGTGCTGGCGGCGCTGCGGGAGCGCCTGTTCCGGGGCTGGGCGGGGCCACGGGCGGCACGGGCGCTCGCGCTGCGTCCGGCCAAGCTCCTCTTCCGTCTGACAGCGGACATCGACGCGTTGGATGGGCTTTATCTCAGGGTGCTGGTGCCGGTGGGCGCGATGGCCGCGGCGGCCCTGGGCACGGGCGTTGCCGTCGGCTTCATCGCACCCTGGCTCGGCCTCACCATCGGCGTCTGGCTTCTGGCGGCCGGGCTCGGCATTCCACTGGCGGCCGCGCACATGGCCTATCGGCCGGCTCGCCGCCGCGCGCAGGCGGTCGAGATGCTGCGCGCCGGCGCGATCGATCTCGTCGCCGGCCAGGCCGAGCTCGTGATGGCAGGCCGCCTCGAGGCGCAGCGTGATCACCTCGCGGCGATCGATGATCGCCTCACCGCAGCCGACGACAGGCTGAACCGCATCGAGACGGGGGTGACAGTCGGTTTCGGGCTCGCCTCCGCGCTGGCTCTCGCTGGCATGTTGCTCGCGGTTGCCGCTCTCGCCGAGGCAGGCACCATTGGCGCGCCGGTCGCGGCGCTCGGCATCCTTGTCGTACTGGCCGCCGTCGAGCCGTTCGGGGCGCTGCGGCGCGGCGCGCTTGAATTCGGGCGGACACTGCTTGCCGCACGACGTCTGGCGCCGCGGATCCTGCATGAGGAGATCGCGGCGCAGCCGGCGGTTGTGCCGCAGGGACTTGCCGTCCGGCTTGCTGAGGTAGACGCCCGCCACGACGGCGCGAAACGTGCCACGTTGCAGGGCATCGATCTGACCATCGCGCGGGGCGAGCGCGTCGCCATCGTAGGCGCGAGCGGCGCGGGCAAGTCGACGCTGCTCGGGCTTATCTCAGGCGAACTCCTGCCGGAGCGCGGAGAGACTGCTGCTCTGCCGCACAGCTTGATGACCCAGCGGACAGAACTGTTCCAGGATAGTCTACGCGACAACCTGCGTCTCGCCGCGCCGGGCGCGACGGACGGCGAACTCCTGCGCGTGCTCGACGCGGCCGGGCTTGGCGCCGATGTCGCGGCCCTTCCGCAGGGGCTCGACACGATCCTGGGGGAGGGGGGGCTTGGCCTGTCGGGCGGCCAGTCGCGCCGGCTTGCCCTGGCGCGGCTCTTCCTGCGCGACACGCCACTCTGGCTGCTCGACGAGCCGACCGAGGGGCTCGACGGCGCGACGGCGCGCGACGTGCTGATGCGGCTCGACCGCGAGGCCGAGCGGGATGCGATGCCCGTCCGCACGCTGGTCATTGCAACGCATATCAGGCGCGAGGCGGAAGCCGCCAACCGCGTGGTTGTCATGGAACAGGGGCAGATTATTGCCGTGCTGCACCGTAGCGAGCCGGGCTTTGAGGCCGTGCTCGCCGCCCTGCGGCCGGATTGA